In Strix uralensis isolate ZFMK-TIS-50842 chromosome 18, bStrUra1, whole genome shotgun sequence, one DNA window encodes the following:
- the EIF2S2 gene encoding eukaryotic translation initiation factor 2 subunit 2: MSGDEMIFDPTMSKKKKKKKKPFMLDEEGGDTQAEETQQSETKEVEPEPTEDKDVEADEEDSRKKDATDDLDDLNFFNQKKKKKKTKKIFDIDEAEEGVKDLKIEGDVPEAVEPEDDLDIMLGNKKKKKKNVKFPDEDEIMEKDEAFEDEDSKKDDGISFSLQSGPAWAGSERDYTYDELLNRVFNIMREKNPDMVAGEKRKFVMKPPQVVRVGTKKTSFVNFTDICKLLHRQPKHLLAFLLAELGTSGSIDGNNQLVIKGRFQQKQIENVLRRYIKEYVTCHTCRSPDTILQKDTRLYFLQCETCHSRCSVASIKTGFQAVTGKRAQLRAKAN, from the exons ATGATTTTCGATCCCACTATgagcaagaagaagaagaaaaagaagaagccCTTTATGCTGGATGAAGAAGGAGGGGATACACAAGCAGAAGAGACTCAGCAATCAGAAACAAAAGAAGTTGAACCAGAGCCAACAGAAGACAAAGATGTTGAAGCAGACGAAGAAGACAGCAGGAAGAAAG ATGCAACAGATGACCTGGATGATTTAAACTTCttcaatcaaaagaaaaagaagaaaaaaacaaaaaagatatttGATATAGATGAAGCAGAAGAAGGTGTAAAG GACTTGAAAATTGAAGGAGATGTGCCAGAGGCAGTAGAACCTGAAGATGACCTTGATATCATGCTGggcaataaaaagaagaaaaagaagaacgTGAAGTTTCCAGATGAAGATGAGATAATGGAGAAAGATGAAG CTTTTGAGGATGAAGATAGCAAAAAAGATGATGGAATTTCTTTTAGCCTTCAGTCAGGACCTGCATGGGCAGGCTCAGAAAGGGACTACACGTATGACGAG TTGCTCAATAGAGTATTTAACATCATGcgggaaaaaaatccagatatgGTAGCTGGAGAAAAACGAAAATTTGTCATGAAGCCTCCACAGGTTGTAAGAGTAGGGACCAAGAAAACATCTTTTGTCAACTTTACAGATATCTGCAAATT ATTACATCGTCAGCCAAAACATCTTCTGGCATTTTTGTTGGCAGAATTGGGTACAAG tgGCTCAATAGATGGTAACAACCAACTTGTAATCAAAGGAAGATTCCAGCAAAAACAGATAGAAAATGTCTTGAGAAGATATATCA aggagTATGTCACCTGTCATACGTGTCGGTCACCAGACACAATCCTACAGAAGGACACCAGATTATATTTCTTGCAGTGTGAGACCTGCCACTCTCGCTGCTCTGTCGCCAGCATCAAAACTGGTTTCCAGGCTGTCACAGGCAAGAGAGCACAGCTCCGTGCCAAAGCTAACTAG